Within Halococcus sediminicola, the genomic segment CCCGACGAAATCACGACCAAGAACGGCGTTCTCACCATCGAAAGATAGCATCACGGAACTGAAACATGCATTCGAAACTCTCTCAGGCGATATTAGAAGCTGAATGGATCGGACTCATTCTCTATATTGTACTCGTCATTGTCGGAGCGGCTATCGTCACGTTCGTCGCGCTGTCTTCAAATGACCTGTTCAGTGCTTTCAACGCTGGTGTCTCACTCCTCTCAGGGTTAGTAATCCTCAGTATAATCGCATATCTAGAAACCCATGTATGGAGTTCCGAATGAATCGGACGTCTCCAATATATTGGCTCTCATGATACAGCTGACCCCCTGAACAAACCTCTGGATGACTGCTGCAAGCAGCGATCGCCGACCAAGGCCGTCTGCTTGGTACGTTTTTCTGTAGCGTATCGGAACTGCGGGCTAAAGGTTAGTTCAGTCTCTGAATGACCTATATTCTCAACGTAACGTCGACTTCCTATCCCGGTTGCTCTTACTAACTCGTTGTTCCGCCAATCTACATAAAAGCGAAGCATCCAGCAAAACCACTGAACAGCTCTCCAGCCCACAATGTGCCTCACAAGTGGAAATCAAACCGTGGCCATAAACTGTTAGTGTCTCTCGCACCATAGAACGAAAATGATGTCTAATTCAAATGATAGGGAGATGGGTGTAGAGCTAGGGGATCTCAACGACGACCTCGAATCGCATGAATACCCCGCGTCAACCGACGAACTCGTTGAGAAGTATGGCGACCACGAATTTGAGCTACCAGGAGGAACAGAGACGTTCCGCGAAGCGCTCGGTCCACTTGGAGACGAAAGCTACGAATCGGCCCAAGAGGTACGACAGATGA encodes:
- a CDS encoding DUF5789 family protein, with product MMSNSNDREMGVELGDLNDDLESHEYPASTDELVEKYGDHEFELPGGTETFREALGPLGDESYESAQEVRQMIYNMLGSEAIGREDYSDRGSAPDNVKGESDEKTL